The Anopheles coluzzii chromosome 2, AcolN3, whole genome shotgun sequence genome window below encodes:
- the LOC125908337 gene encoding uncharacterized protein LOC125908337 gives MQEESAVIADFTCAVCDKADLVDSLLQCDFSDKWYHYECAHVDKTIETRAWWCAECEVKTKLASGKKDDEIARLKREMEALKATTEKALALIREKDAEVARLSKSSERTSFSPGESLPCSTAKRISVNEEGDLSQSQIAARQAMRYELPSFNGNPEEWPIFLSTFRRSSRTFGFTEDENILRLQGALRGKALRTVQGRLRHADNLEEILSALEKSYGRPDVLVNTLLEQIRESPPIKSERLDSFIEYGDLVPEICSTIKASGTSDRLYDAALLQELVDRMPAYLRWSWGMHSQELKSVTMSEFGAWIQKATDGAMAVTPPQLKKKTTTRQVHAQHVETHQPQPNRHRECALCNSDTCGTIAECRVFNRLSVADRWDKVRTLKLCKRCLGKHYGPCSKRDDCGVQGCVAKHHRKLHRVTSEERVEINHHGTRSDGTLLRYVPVKLHGESGPIYTHALLDEGSTVTLMEQELTRQLGVSGVLDPLCLQYSAGERRDERDSERVAVQVSSAEENASAFSMADVRTVSRLSLPIQSVDVNELKRKYKHLEAIPAASYEAVSPRLLIGIDHYRLTRPLKTIEGQPGQPTATKTRLGWLIFGKCTDNANDTSIVQPESSYHVCDCQGETSRADRMMAAYFEVEGYGPAKEPLLSKEDQRAMSILQNNTKHVDGRYTTGLLWRSDNVFMPENRQMALSRMECLERKMSRDTSLAEKINAILEDYLKKGYARPIREDELKTFYPRKWYLPVFPVTNPNKPNKIRLVWDAAAEVRGISLNKKLLTGPDLLTPLQAVLFRFREYRVAVAADIREIIRVVTAVKGTESTLKEMDFEPCLKPEKVLGMWWDTTTDSFGFKLSRVRHLELARKDKPPSKRQMLRTLMSIYDPLGLIAGVLFYLKVLLQEVWRLHLGWDDEVPEEIQHKWDAWMERLPELESFIIPRCYRQLASLTESSLQLHVFVDAGADGYAAVAYFRFECHGRIEVSLVGSKARVAPLKYLSVPRLELQAAVMGCRIASSITSAHRETISGSYFWTDSTDVIDWINADHRKYSIFVAHRVAEVLDTTNVDDWRWLPTKLNVADEATKWTNLQHHLASERWFSGPEFLQLPEAEWNIPRRVPSETSEEVRKKDRLKLVGIHIARPIFIDYERFSRWTRLVRTMAYVCRSA, from the exons ATGCAAGAGGAAAGTGCAGTGATCGCGGACTTTACGTGTGCGGTGTGCGATAAGGCGGATTTGGTAGATTCGTTATTGCAGTGCGATTTTTCCGATAAATGGTACCATTACGAGTGTGCGCACGTGGATAAAACGATAGAGACGAGGGCATGGTGGTGTGCGGAGTGCGAAGTGAAGACCAAACTAGCGAGCGGCAAGAAAGACGACGAGATAGCGCGCTtgaagagagagatggaggCTCTTAAAGCCACGACGGAGAAAGCGTTAGCTTTGATACGGGAGAAGGATGCGGAAGTAGCTCGGCTCAGTAAGAGCAGCGAGCGAACCTCGTTTTCGCCCGGGGAATCGCTTCCTTGCTCAACGGCTAAACGGATTTCGGTCAACGAAGAAGGTGACCTGAGCCAAAGCCAAATAGCAGCCCGTCAAGCAATGCGCTATGAACTCCCTTCATTCAATGGGAATCCCGAGGAATGGCCGATATTTCTGTCAACCTTTCGAAGATCGTCTCGTACGTTTGGGTTTACCGAAGACGAAAATATCCTTCGATTGCAAGGAGCGTTACGGGGAAAAGCACTACGAACGGTGCAAGGCCGTCTCCGGCACGCTGACAATCTGGAGGAAATATTGAGCGCGCTTGAAAAATCATACGGGCGACCGGATGTGTTAGTGAATACGTTGCTCGAACAAATTCGCGAATCACCGCCGATTAAGTCTGAGCGGCTCGATAGTTTTATCGAATACGGCGATTTAGTTCCTGAAATATGTTCAACTATAAAGGCAAGCGGAACTTCTGACAGATTGTACGATGCAGCGCTGCTTCAAGAGCTGGTGGACCGTATGCCGGCATATCTGCGCTGGAGCTGGGGCATGCATAGTCAGGAGCTAAAAAGTGTGACGATGAGCGAGTTCGGTGCCTGGATTCAGAAGGCGACGGATGGAGCAATGGCGGTAACTCCTCCGCagctgaagaagaagacgacaACGCGACAAGTGCATGCGCAACACGTGGAGACGCATCAGCCCCAGCCCAATAGGCATCGAGAGTGCGCGTTGTGTAACAGTGATACGTGCGGTACGATCGCGGAGTGTCGGGTGTTTAACCGGTTAAGCGTTGCTGATAGGTGGGACAAGGTGCGCACCTTGAAGTTGTGCAAACGATGTTTGGGCAAGCACTACGGCCCGTGCTCGAAGCGTGACGACTGTGGTGTCCAAGGATGCGTCGCTAAGCATCACCGGAAGTTGCATCGTGTCACCAGCGAGGAACGCGTGGAGATAAATCATCATGGAACGCGCTCCGATGGTACATTGCTGCGTTACGTGCCGGTAAAGCTGCACGGTGAGAGTGGTCCAATTTACACGCATGCGCTGTTAGACGAGGGGTCGACGGTGACGTTGATGGAGCAGGAGCTCACCAGGCAACTTGGGGTTAGCGGCGTTCTTGACCCGTTGTGTTTGCAGTACAGTGCGGGAGAGCGACGCGATGAACGTGATTCGGAAAGGGTAGCGGTGCAAGTCTCCAGTGctgaagaaaatgcatccgCATTTTCGATGGCCGACGTGCGTACAGTCAGCCGGTTATCGCTCCCTATCCAATCGGTCGATGTGAACGAGTTGAAGCGGAAATATAAGCATTTGGAGGCGATTCCAGCTGCCTCGTATGAGGCTGTTTCTCCTCGTTTACTAATCGGTATCGACCATTACAGATTGACCAGACCTTTGAAAACTATAGAAGGACAGCCAGGACAACCTACAGCTACGAAGACGCGTTTGGGATGGCTCATTTTTGGCAAATGCACGGATAACGCTAACGACACATCCATTGTGCAGCCGGAGTCTAGCTACCACGTATGCGATTGCCAAGGAGAGACCTCACGGGCAGATCGTATGATGGCAGCGTACTTCGAAGTGGAAGGTTATGGTCCTGCGAAGGAGCCTTTGTTGTCGAAGGAGGATCAACGTGCGATGTCGATtctgcaaaacaacacaaaacacgtcGACGGGCGGTACACCACGGGCTTACTCTGGCGGAGCGACAACGTTTTCATGCCGGAAAACCGTCAAATGGCTCTATCTAGGATGGAGTGTCTGGAGCGTAAGATGAGCCGAGATACGAGCCTTGCGGAGAAAATTAACGCGATACTAGAGGACTACTTGAAAAAGGGCTATGCCAGACCGATAAGAGAGGATGAGCTGAAAACCTTCTACCCTAGGAAATGGTATCTTCCAGTGTTTCCAGTGACAAATCCTAACAAGCCTAATAAAATTAGGTTAGTATGGGATGCGGCAGCTGAAGTTAGAGGTATTTCGCTGAACAAGAAGCTGCTGACTGGCCCTGACCTGTTGACACCGCTGCAAGCCGTGCTATTCCGTTTCCGTGAATATCGAGTCGCGGTGGCAGCTGACATCCGGGaaat CATCAGAGTCGTGACAGCGGTAAAAGGCACTGAGTCAACCCTCAAGGAAATGGATTTCGAACCGTGTCTAAAGCCAGAGAAGGTGCTGGGAATGTGGTGGGACACCACAACAGATAGTTTCGGCTTTAAACTATCCCGTGTAAGACACCTGGAGCTGGCACGCAAGGACAAACCACCGTCCAAGAGACAGATGCTGCGGACTTTGATGTCGATCTACGACCCGTTAGGTTTGATCGCAGGCgtgcttttttatttgaaagtaCTTCTTCAGGAAGTCTGGCGCCTACACCTTGGCTGGGATGACGAAGTTCCGGAAGAGATCCAGCATAAATGGGACGCCTGGATGGAACGACTGCCAGAATTGGAAAGTTTCATCATACCACGTTGCTACCGACAGCTGGCGTCGCTCACCGAATCATCTCTACAGCTACACGTGTTCGTTGATGCGGGTGCAGATGGTTACGCAGCGGTCGCGTACTTCCGTTTTGAGTGCCATGGACGTATCGAGGTGTCGTTAGTTGGATCCAAAGCTAGAGTGGCGCCTCTAAAGTATCTTTCCGTGCCCCGCTTAGAGCTGCAGGCTGCTGTGATGGGTTGCAGAATAGCCTCGTCTATAACTAGTGCTCATCGAGAAACTATTAGTGGAAGCTACTTCTGGACAGACTCGACTGATGTTATAGACTGGATAAACGCAGACCACCGTAAGTACTCGATTTTCGTCGCACATAGGGTTGCTGAGGTGCTGGACACGACGAACGTCGACGATTGGCGATGGCTTCCAACTAAACTTAATGTGGCGGACGAAGCGACCAAATGGACCAACCTGCAGCATCATCTCGCCTCCGAACGATGGTTTAGTGGGCCCGAGTTCCTGCAACTACCCGAAGCAGAATGGAACATACCTCGTCGAGTACCATCGGAAACGTCCGAGGAGGTGCGGAAAAAGGATAGGCTGAAGCTGGTCGGCATCCACATAGCGCGTCCGATTTTCATCGACTACGAGAGATTTTCCCGATGGACGCGGCTGGTCAGGACGATGGCTTACGTGTGTCG GTCCGCTTAA